From the genome of Bradyrhizobium sp. ORS 278:
TCGTCCGCGAGCCGCCGCTCGGTCGTGTCCTCCATCACGTTGATGAGGTAGCGCGGCCGCTGCGCCTCGTCTTCGATGGTGATGCGTCGCGAGGTGATATAGCGCAGGCCGAGACCCGGCGTCTGCCAGGCGTGTTCGCCGAGAAACAACCCGTCCGGCTGTTCCAGCGCGCGGTCGTCGTCGGCCGTGATCTTTTCGGCGGACGGTCTGGGCATCAGGTCGAAGACCGTCTTGCCGACAATATCCTGGCGCGGCAGGCCAAAACCCTGCTCGGAGGATCGGTTGATCAGCACATAGCGGCGATCGCGCACATCCTTGACGATGATATGAGAGGGGATGTGATCGATGATCTCGTTCAGGAACGCGTAATTGCGATCGCGCTCCTGCTCGAGCCTGCGTTGCTCGCTGATGTCCTCGATTGTCGTGACCCAGCCGCCGGATGCAAGGGGCTTGTCGATGACGTTGAAGAAGCGGCCTGAGCTTCCCTCCGCGATCATCTGCGAGGTGTCACGGCCCGTGGCTCTTTCGATCACGCCGGAACAGAAGCTCGCGACATCGCCAACGAAGGCTCCGCTTGCTTTGCAATGGGCAACGACCTCGCTCAGGTGAAGGCCGGGCCTGATGGCGTCAGCGGAGAGTCCGAGCAGGTCGATGAAGCGCTGATTGAACATCACGACGCAGGCGTGTTCATCGAACGAGATCAGGCCCTGAGTCATGTTGTCGAGCGCGGTTTCGACGCGCTGCTTCTCGTTTTCCAGCCTGCTCCTCGCGACCTGGTTCTGCTGCACGATCTGACGGATCATCAGGCTGAACATCACGGCGATGACGAACACGGCGAGCACGGCGGCCCCGACCAGCAGCACCATCTGCGATCGCCAATCTGCCAGCGCATCGTCGATGGTCTTGGTCACGGTCATGGTCAGCGGAAAGCGGCTGATCCGGGCTGCCGCGACGATCTTGTCGATATCGTCGACCGGGCTCTTCACCACGCCCGTGCGAACGCCGCCGTCGGCGACGGACTCGTGTAAATTCCCGGTGATGATCCGGCGTCCCATCACGGATGCGATATGTGGATAGCGCGCCAGCACGGTGCCGTCGGCATGGAACAGAGTGATCGCCGCGTTGTTGCCGAGCGCGATCGACTCCATGAAGGTTTCATAGGTGCGCGGATCGACACGGCGGGTCAGCAGACCGAGGAATTCCCCGTTCGCGCCGCTGAGGCGATGAGCGACGATGGTGGCCCAGCCGCTGGTCACGCGGCTCACCACGGGTGCGATCACGAAGGCGTTCGGCTGCGAGGCCGTCTTGAGCTCCTTGAAGTAAGGCCTGTCGCTGACGTTGACGGACGGCAGGGGATCGCTGGACGACCAGCTCACGAAGTTGCCGTCGGCATCGATGATCGTGAGATCGCCCATGTAGGACAGGCCATTGACCTGCGACTGCAATATTTCGCGGATGTCGTCCTGCGTCACTCGGGCCCGGAGCGCGTCCGGAGAGGAGATTGATCCGAGCTGCATGCGCTGGATGGCATGTGCGACGGCGGTCTCGGCGTCCTCGAACTGCTGGGCGAAATGCCGGGTCAGCAGCAGCACCGTGTTCTCGAGCTCGCGCTGATGGTTGTCGATCGTGCGCGCGCGGAAGCCGTTGGCCATGACGATGGTGCCGACGACAATCGCGGCGATCAACAGCGTGCAGCAGGCGATCAGCCCCAGCACCGGGCCACGCCAAAGGGCCGTAGCGATCCGTTCCGGCGCGGTACCGCCGGCCTCTGACGTGTCTGCTGCGCCTTGCATGCCTTGATCGACCCGGAACGAAATGACCTGTTCCAATGAGGCTACAAGGCACTGGTACCGGAGCGGTTAGGAAACGAGGTTATCCGCGGCTTAAGCCAATCGCGAAAGGTCGTCGGAGCCAGTGATTTCTACATTCGAGTACCGCATCAGGGCGGCGATGATCGCCAGATTGCGGAGAGTTTTAAGGGTAATTGCAGCTCAGCGCGGGCTGCCAGGCGTGTTGCGAAGGCGGCCGACCACCCCCGTGGGAAAGAAATAGACGCTGGCGATGAACAGCAGACCGAGCCACAGCAGCCAGCGGTCGGGGTGTAGAAGTCCGGGCAGCAGCGGAAGCCCGGCGTCCGCGGCGGCGCTCGAGGCGATACCCATCAGCGCCTGGAGATAGTTCTGCGCCAGGATGAAGATCGCGGCGCCGATGATCGCGCCGTAGATCGTGCCCATGCCGCCGATCACGACCATCAGCAGAATGTCGAGCATGATCGAGAACGCCAGCGATGTGTCAGGCCCGGCATAGCGCAGCCACAGCGCGTTCAGCATGCCGGCGCAGGCCGCGATCACCGCCGCGATGCAGTTGGCATAGGTGAGATGGAAGACGGTGCGATAGCCCAGCGCCTCGGCGCGGAAGCGGTTTTCGCGGATCGCCTGCAGCACGCGGCCGAACGGCGAGTTCAC
Proteins encoded in this window:
- a CDS encoding EAL domain-containing protein; protein product: MQGAADTSEAGGTAPERIATALWRGPVLGLIACCTLLIAAIVVGTIVMANGFRARTIDNHQRELENTVLLLTRHFAQQFEDAETAVAHAIQRMQLGSISSPDALRARVTQDDIREILQSQVNGLSYMGDLTIIDADGNFVSWSSSDPLPSVNVSDRPYFKELKTASQPNAFVIAPVVSRVTSGWATIVAHRLSGANGEFLGLLTRRVDPRTYETFMESIALGNNAAITLFHADGTVLARYPHIASVMGRRIITGNLHESVADGGVRTGVVKSPVDDIDKIVAAARISRFPLTMTVTKTIDDALADWRSQMVLLVGAAVLAVFVIAVMFSLMIRQIVQQNQVARSRLENEKQRVETALDNMTQGLISFDEHACVVMFNQRFIDLLGLSADAIRPGLHLSEVVAHCKASGAFVGDVASFCSGVIERATGRDTSQMIAEGSSGRFFNVIDKPLASGGWVTTIEDISEQRRLEQERDRNYAFLNEIIDHIPSHIIVKDVRDRRYVLINRSSEQGFGLPRQDIVGKTVFDLMPRPSAEKITADDDRALEQPDGLFLGEHAWQTPGLGLRYITSRRITIEDEAQRPRYLINVMEDTTERRLADEKIAHLAHFDALTELPNRVLFRERIDEEIERVRHGTFFALLYIDVDEFKGINDSLGHHVGDELLKTIARRIESCLGPEDMVARLGGDEFAVLLTTAADQDEVVVVVTEILDTIRKPYRCLGHQLSTDASIGIALAPRDGTERDQLTKHADLAMYAAKAGGRRTFRFFEPSMDENARARLQLQQDLRRAIVENQFELHYQPLLGFTQNVMTGCEALLRWRHPERGMVPPLDFIPLAEDTGLINEIGDWVMRTACAEAANWPADIRVAVNVSPVQLKSPTLALRIAAALSAAGLPPQRLEIEITEAVLISDDDVALNVLHQLHDMGVRIALDDFGTGYSSLSYLKRFPFDKIKIDRCFVSDLNVGSSSAIVQAVVSIAAASNMTTTAEGVETGAQQSALRQLGCTEMQGYLFSAPKPAAELRKLFAPETGTDEDLQAAG